One genomic window of Halorhabdus sp. CBA1104 includes the following:
- a CDS encoding flagella cluster protein: MEQLDVNGGFDVHEYRHGLKLLSEDRETMYLANREGFACPACSKPFEKLLISEKQTHTFNSPPGPFCLVRADDKLLVLTH, from the coding sequence GCGGCTTCGACGTCCACGAGTATCGACACGGACTGAAACTGCTGAGCGAGGACCGAGAAACCATGTATCTGGCCAACCGCGAAGGGTTTGCTTGCCCGGCCTGTTCGAAGCCCTTCGAGAAACTCCTCATCTCTGAGAAACAGACACACACGTTCAACTCGCCGCCAGGTCCGTTTTGCCTCGTCAGGGCTGACGACAAACTACTCGTATTGACTCACTGA